From the genome of Panulirus ornatus isolate Po-2019 chromosome 8, ASM3632096v1, whole genome shotgun sequence, one region includes:
- the LOC139749793 gene encoding uncharacterized protein: MSARCNCRLFVVAVVVLLTATLLTALSLELGLTTGQEPLLVGAAALNLKPTTDALAYANSTTKAPDLHPTTQSPVYVNPSTDTADVNPTIEATDDVNPTTEAIGDVNPTTEATEDVNPTTEAIEGVIPSGEALEVVTLTTEALDAVIPPNEGVDEVTRADTNLNNTISNHTDLEDVVPTHTSPDDVVPTHTSLDDVVPIHTSLDDVVPTHTSLDDVVPTHTSLDDVGPTHTDQDDVVPTHTDLDEVPTHTGLDGVIPNLTGLDDVLPTHTDLDDAIPTHTGLDDVVPTNENVSGVTLTAEALSGSGKATDGRTSAQDRQHKLVKNDDTFATSLLMDIRDALYREKDAQKQQEEETLSDGVEQRLDSLTAETEDSIGRISSNFERLRQNMDEKVSLVLETFATLKLLVLNQGDHLRALQQRLQRVEIKAHSVELEAHAFRRSLDEVKSTLASYRTQAGVPSQVSGITPKEEDVLDPQVNTTESGEKDRDVGPSLDHLTSQMKQMTETVKFIKVELQGVQTNITTIPPPTVPVSAHQSLNHTLPSARDSASCLCPTDQLTNSIARLEEAQQQQQTELDELARNLTLTEASQQTIQEDSLLSQRLDIVEGFLTDLSAIKRQVNAVQEDVLLLKEGMGKTATEVDTITNATTDNYNEKGICVWPYKRGGGGCFYVHTDDRLNWQAAREHCRTLQGDLASPLRYSLFKLFILKQRLSRAYTYWLGASDAGLGGEWMWTDGRIVSPDVWETSQPDPRSAKCMALKPVYKFVASAEACRESRFFICQQERQL, translated from the exons ATGTCAGCCAGATGCAACTGCAGGTTGtttgtggtggcggtagtggtgctCCTGACGGCGACGCTGCTGACGGCTTTGAGTTTGGAGCTGGGGCTGACCACCGGCCAGGAGCCTCTGCTAGTGGGCGCTGCCGCCCTGAACTTGAAGCCTACTACAGACGCTCTAGCGTACGCGAATTCCACTACAAAGGCTCCTGACCTGCATCCTACGACACAGTCTCCAGTCTATGTGAATCCTTCTACAGACACAGCAGATGTGAATCCCACTATAGAGGCTACAGATGACGTGAATCCCACTACAGAGGCTATAGGGGACGTGAATCCCACTACTGAGGCTACAGAGGACGTGAATCCCACTACTGAGGCTATAGAAGGCGTGATTCCATCCGGTGAGGCTTTGGAGGTCGTGACACTTACTACAGAGGCTCTAGACGCTGTGATCCCTCCGAACGAGGGTGTAGACGAAGTGACTCGTGCTGATACAAACCTAAACAATACGATCTCGAACCACACAGATCTAGAAGACGTGGTCCCGACCCACACAAGCCCAGACGACGTGGTCCCGACCCACACAAGCCTGGACGACGTGGTCCCGATCCACACAAGCCTAGATGACGTGGTCCCGACCCACACAAGCCTGGACGACGTGGTCCCGACCCACACAAGCCTGGACGACGTGGGCCCGACCCACACAGACCAAGATGACGTGGTCCCGACCCACACAGACCTAGATGAGGTCCCGACCCACACAGGCCTAGACGGCGTGATTCCTAACCTCACAGGCCTAGACGACGTGCTCCCGACCCACACAGACCTAGACGACGCGATCCCTACCCACACAGGTCTAGACGACGTGGTGCCCACAAACGAGAACGTAAGTGGAGTGACGCTGACGGCAGAGGCTCTGAGCGGCAGCGGTAAAGCGACGGACGGAAGAACCTCAGCGCAGGACAGACAACACAAACTGGTGAAGAATGATGACACCTTCGCCACTTCTCTCCTCATGGACATCCGTGATGCCCTGTACAGAGAGAAGGACGCTCAGAAGCAACAGGAGGAAGAGACTCTGAGTGACGGCGTGGAGCAGCGACTTGACTCCTTGACGGCCGAAACCGAGGACTCCATCGGCAGGATATCCAGCAACTTCGAGCGACTGAGGCAAAACATGGACGAGAAAGTGAGCCTAGTCCTTGAAACGTTCGCTACGCTGAAACTCCTCGTGTTGAACCAGGGAGATCACCTGAGGGCGCTGCAGCAGAGGCTACAGAGGGTGGAGATTAAGGCACACAGCGTGGAACTGGAAGCACACGCATTTCGAAGGTCACTCGACGAAGTCAAGAGTACCCTAGCATCCTACAGAACCCAAGCAGGTGTCCCCTCACAGGTCAGTGGCATCACGCCGAAGGAAGAAGACGTTCTCGACCCACAAGTCAATACCACTGAATCTGGTGAGAAGGACCGAGACGTGGGTCCATCCCTGGATCACTTGACTTCACAAATGAAGCAGATGACGGAGACTGTCAAGTTCATCAAGGTTGAGTTACAAGGCGTGCAGACGAACATCACGACCATTCCTCCACCTACAGTCCCAGTATCCGCTCACCAGTCACTAAACCACACTCTCCCATCCGCCCGTGACTCTGCATCATGCCTGTGTCCGACCGACCAACTTACGAATTCTATCGCCAGGTTGGAAGAAgctcagcagcaacaacagacggAGCTGGACGAACTTGCAAGGAACCTAACCCTGACAGAGGCGTCGCAGCAGACGATCCAAGAGGATTCTCTACTCAGCCAGCGTCTGGATATAGTGGAGGGCTTCCTCACAGACCTGAGCGCCATCAAGAGACAGGTTAATGCCGTCCAGGAGGATGTCCTTCTTCTGAAGGAGGGTATGGGGAAAACCGCGACGGAGGTGGATACGATCACGAACGCGACGACCGACAACTACAACGAgaaag GTATCTGTGTGTGGCCATACAAACGGGGTGGTGGCGGCTGCTTCTACGTCCACACGGACGACCGGCTCAACTGGCAGGCAGCGCGGGAACACTGCCGGACCCTGCAGGGTGACCTGGCCTCCCCTCTTCGCTACAGTCTCTTCAAACTCTTCATCCTCAAGCAGCGGC TGAGCCGAGCGTACACATACTGGCTGGGGGCGTCGGACGCCGGCCTAGGGGGCGAGTGGATGTGGACGGACGGACGTATAGTTAGCCCAGACGTCTGGGAAACCAGCCAACCAGACCCCAGGTCCGCCAAGTGCATGGCGCTCAAGCCCGTCTACAAGTTCGTGGCGTCAGCCGAGGCATGTCGCGAGAGCAGGTTCTTCATATGCCAGCAGGAACGACAGTTGTGA